From the Sulfitobacter sp. OXR-159 genome, the window GAACAGGGCTACCGGAGCTGTCTGGGTGTCATTCGGCTGGCCGACAAGTTCGGTGCCGCCCGCCTCGATGCGGCGTGCCGCCGCGCGCTCGAGATCAACGCCCGTTCTTACTCGTCACTCCAATCCATTCTCAAGAATGGGCTGGAGAGCAAGCCCCGCACCCGCGCCACGGAGGAGCCTGCAATCACCCACCCCAACATCCGTGGCGCCGATTATTTCCATTGAAAGGAACACAATGCTTGATCACCCAACCCTCGATCATCTGAAGGCCCTGCGGCTGGACGGTATGGCCGAAGCATTTGCCGAGCTGCAAGCGCAGGATGCCGCAGCCGACTTCAGCCACGCTGAATGGCTTGGCTTGCTCGTTGACCGTGAGGTCGCCAGCCGTGAGACCAAGCGGTTTGAAGCTCGGATGCGCTCGGCCAGGCTGCGCCATGTGGGCGCCTGCCCAGAAGATGTCGATTACCGCGCGCGCCGTGGTCTCGACAAGACGCTGTTCCAGAGTCTGCTCACCGGTAGATGGATCACCGACAAGCGCAATCTGATCATTACCGGGCCCTGTGGTGTCGGCAAAACTTGGCTCGGCTGCGCACTGGCGCAAACAGCCTGTCGCGACGGTGTCACTGTGGCCTACAAGCGAATGCCGCGTCTCTTCGAAGAACTCGAACTGGCCCATGGCGACGGGCGCTTCCCCCGCCTGTTCCGCAGCATCACCAAAGCACAGCTGC encodes:
- the istB gene encoding IS21-like element helper ATPase IstB; translated protein: MLDHPTLDHLKALRLDGMAEAFAELQAQDAAADFSHAEWLGLLVDREVASRETKRFEARMRSARLRHVGACPEDVDYRARRGLDKTLFQSLLTGRWITDKRNLIITGPCGVGKTWLGCALAQTACRDGVTVAYKRMPRLFEELELAHGDGRFPRLFRSITKAQLLILDDWGPDRLTATQRRDLMEIVEERYGRGSTMITSQLPIKAWHDVIGEPTFADAILDRIVHNAYRLELKGPSMRKSVTKMDDENPQT